Genomic DNA from Turicibacter faecis:
ACTTTTATTTTTCAATCACATTTTATCGACGTTATTAGGGGGATTAAACATGCATCATACAGAGTTAATTAATCATAGCACAGACAGTACATATGGTCATCAAGTGTATCAGTACATAGAGAAACGGTTTTCCACGACGTTAAAATTAGACGATGTTGCCCGTCACTTTAATTTAAACAAATGTTACTTCTGCTCAGTTCTAAAAAAGGAAACAGGAATGACATTCACCCAAATAGTCAGAGAAGTTCGCGTTGAAAAGAGCAAGCTCCTTTTAACAAATAGTAATCTTTCTACACTTACAATTGCGTTAACCGTAGGGTTCAATAATCAGAATTACTTTAATATGTCATTTAAAAAGTTAACAGGAATGACACCACTCGAATATAGACGACTCGCCCATCAAAATAAAAGAGCGTAAACATCCATTTGTTTACGCTCTTTTTATTAATCTATTAAAAGTTCTCGCAGAATTCTACCATCTGCCTCATTCATTTTAAATCCTAAAATTGCCGCACATGTTGGAGCAATATCAACGACTTTAGCAACTGAAATTTCTTTTCTAGGTATAATTCCAGGACCGCTTAAAATTAAACACGGTTGCTCTCCCTTGCTTGGAATATGTCCGTGTGTTCCACGACTTACCCGGTAATCGTTATTCATAATTGGATTTTGATAGTCAGCTTGGAGATTGAAACCAAATGATGCCCCATCTTTCGCCTCTAAAACGAATGTAAAATCCCCGTCTAAATGATAAGTCTCTTTAACTTGTTCACGTGTAAATATATGTTCAATATGCAATAACTCACGATTCTCATTTAATAGTCTATAGACCTTCTCTTCTAATTCCTTATCATTCTTATCTTTTAGGTAAACATGGGCTGAGATGGCACTTGATTGAATGTATGCCTTCCAATCAACAATATCACCATTTTCATCTAAACTTAATAATCCGTTTTCAATTAGTAATTTATTAGGATTTATACTCATATCGATATCTAATTGTCCATGATCGGAACAGAATACAAATGTTGTCTGTTCATAAACCCCTTGAGCCTTTAATTCATCTACCACAATCGCTAACATGTCATCCAAGTACTTATATGCATCTACTAATTTTTCTGAAAAAACACCGTATGAATGACGATAGTGATCCGGCAATGTCATGTGCATTAGGATAACCTCAGGTTGATAACGATTAATCACATATTTTGAGGCTAATGCTGAAAACTTATCTGTCGAATAATAATTTGGTAACGTCCAAGCCTCCGCACAATAATCCCACATTTCCTGCGTTAACACATCATTTGAATTTTTACGGATTTCAAATTCTTGCTCTTCTTTTGGATAATGAATTCCGGCACGTTGAACAACATAATCCACATCGGCACCAATTAAAGTTGGCCAACTATTAATAAATACTTTATATCCATTTTCATTGGCTAATTCCGGAAGAATCTGAGCTTTATTTTGATCGCGTCGCTCATACCATGGTGCATTTTTAACTAGCGGAGTAAACACCTCATTAGTAATAACTCCATGTTTTTGTGGATATGTTCCTGAAACAATAGACGCATGTGCAGTATACGTCATTGAAGGATAAACTGTCTCTACCGATTTTACAATAGAGGCTTTCTCTAAAATCGGAGAAAAAGTAGGTAGTTTTTTTAATATTTCAATATCTTTTCCAATCATTGCGTCAAATGAGATTAGCAATAACCTTCTTTTCATTATAATCACTCACTTTTCCTGTTGCTTTATACAATATCTGTTCAACTACAATAATGGCATAAAAACTTAAAATTGTCCAATCTTTAACGTCACACATCTCTCTCATCCTGCATAAACTAAAATAGAAAGATTAGAATGGGGGAGATACCTTTGAAGGTCATGAACACTATTCTTCTATTATTCACCCTATTACTTATTCTTATCAGTCTATTAACCAACGCATCAGACGATACACCTCAATCAACAAGTAATAACACCGACTGTAATATCCAATTATCTGAGCCTAAAAATTTTAAAAATTTAATAAATGATTTATATCCTATGTAAAAGGAAGCCCCTTAACTAATATTAAGGGACTTCCTTTTCTTATTAATATCCAAACATGATTTTATAAATAACATAAAACCATCCTAATAAACCGTGAATAATCGCCCATAAAATAGAATGGTTTGAATTAAAAGAAACCACGACAGCAATCATCATTCCTAAATTGTAGCTTTTACCTAGAGTTGTTAAGGCGCTCTTTCGAAATTGATGACGATAGTCCTCTCGAAGTTCTGCCCTTAATTCCTCTTTCAATTGGTCACGCCAATAATCTTTCTGTGAATGATCACTTCCATCACTAATAATCTCTGCATCCACAACCTCTACAGGTTCATTGTATTGCCCCATTACATTTCATCCTTTATTATTTTGTTTTTAACTTTTCTAATTCCTCTGCCGTAAAATGGTGGCGTTCCATACAGAAGTAGCAAACAGCCTCAGCGCCATTATCTTCATCAATCATTGCCTGAATTTCATCATTCCCTAAACTCATAATTCCACTCTCAAATCTTTCCTTTGAGCAATTACATTCAAAGCGAACTTCTTGATGTTCTAATATACGAACTTCCTCACCAAATATAGCCTCTAACATTTTTTCAGGTGTATATCCCTCATCAATCATTGTAGAAACTGGTTTAATCGTAGACAATGCTGTTTCTAATTTAGTCAATGTTTCTTCTGTTGCCCCTGGCATGACTTGAAGGATAAATCCTCCCGCCGCACGAACCGAATTATCTGGTTCAACAAGCACACCAACCCCTACTGCAGAAGGAACCTGCTCTGAAACTGCATAATAATACGTAAAATCGTCACCGATTTCTCCTGTCTGTAATGGAACCTGCCCAGTAAAATAATCTTTTAACCCTAAATCCTTAGTTACTGAAAGTTGCCCATCAGTACCAACAGCCATTCCTACATTTAACTTTCCAGAATCGTATTGAAAATGAACCTCAGGGTTAGATGCGTATCCTCTTACACAACCTTTTGAATCAGCGTCTACGATAATAGATCCAATCGGTCCATTACCGTTAATACGAATAGTAATTTTTTCATCACCTTTTAGTTGGCTTCCCATCATTGCTCCAACCGTTAGTGTTCTTCCTAACGCTGCTGCTGCAGTTGGCCAACATCCATGACGTCGACGTGCTTCTTCAACTAAATGAGTTGAACTAACAGCAAATGCACGAATTTGATCGTCAAACGCTAATGCTTTAACTAAATAATCTTTCATTGACAATTCCTCCTGATCAATAATTATTGCTTAGGAAATTTTTAAATATAACTTATATTAGCCATTTTACATGAAGAAAATCATTTTGGAAAGTTAAATTAATGTTCCACCTAATCAAAACTAGGCTATTCCCCCTATATTATGCTTATTATACGATATTTAATAATTCCTTTCCTCAAATACATCTGAAGAAAAAGAGTTTCCCCTATGAGTAAACCCCGAATTTAAACTTACAATAAACACGACTAATAAAAGTGATACTTAAAATTTTTAATACATTAGTGCCGCTCATATCTTATCTTTCCGGTGAGTGAGATTATACTTATTTAGGGTGAGACGAACCCTCTTAGTTCTCTATTCACAACGCCTAAAAAAAACACTCTTAATAAAAGAGTGTTTTTTTAATCAATAACAGGTAATTTATCATTCGATAAAGTTAAAGTTGATTTTAATTTATAGTTACTATCGCGGACTAATTTAAACTTATTTTGCTTAGCACTTTCTTTTTCAGAATTAACATTATAAGCAGTTTCTTCTAGTCTACCTTTTTCAACTAACTCATCGATTTGTTCTTTTGTTAACGTTTCATATTCTAATAAGGTTTCGGCGATTAACTTCACCAAATCCTGATTTGATAATAAAACTTGTCGGCAACGATCATAACATGAACTAATAATTTTTTGAACTTGCTCATCAATTTGTCTAGCCAAATGATCCGAGAAATTCTTATCTTTATTATAATCACGGCCTAAGAAAACATTTCCGCTACGTTGTTCGTATTGAATAGGTCCTAAGTCACTCATTCCATATTCAGTTACCATCGCACGTGCAATTCCTGTAGCCTTTTGGAAATCATTATGTGCCCCTGTCGTTACCTCATGGAACGTAATCTCTTCTGACACACGACCTGCTAATAAACCAGTAATGCGATCTAACAGGTCTTGTTTTGTTTGTAAGAATGTTTCTTCTTCCGGTAACATTAAGGCGTATCCACCAGCTTCACCACGTGGAATAATTGTAACCTTATGAACAACTTCTGCATTCTCTAACTTAATACCAACAACCGCATGTCCTGCCTCGTGATAAGCAACAACGCGACGTTCTTTTTTAGAGAATACTTTTGATTTTTTAGCTGGCCCCATCATAACACGATCCGTTGCTTCATCAATATCATGCATTTTAATCTGCTTACGATTTTCACGAGCCGCTAATAAAGCTGATTCATTTAATAAATTTTCTAAATCCGCACCACTAAATCCTGGAGTTCGGCGAGCAATATCTTCTAGACGAACTTCTGGAGCCAAACGTTTATTACGTGAATGAACTTTTAAGATTGCCTCACGACCTTTAACATCTGGACGACCAATTGTAATCTGGCGGTCAAATCGTCCAGGTCTTAATAAAGCGGGATCCAATACATCTGGACGGTTAGTTGCAGCCATAACAATAATTCCTGAATTTGGACCGAATCCATCCATTTCTACAAGCAATTGATTTAACGTCTGCTCACGTTCATCGTGTCCGCCACCCATTCCGGCTCCACGTTGACGCCCTACCGCATCAATTTCATCAATAAAAATAATACATGGTGCTGTTTTTTTGGCAGTTTGGAACATGTCACGAACGCGACTCGCCCCTACCCCTACAAACATTTCTACGAAATCAGAACCTGAAATCGAATAGAATGGAACTCCTGCCTCACCAGCTACCGCTCGGGCAAGTAATGTTTTCCCCGTTCCAGGAGGTCCTACTAAAAGAATACCTTTTGGAACACGTGCACCCATTTCATTATACTTAGCCGGGTTTTTAAGGAAGTCAACAACCTCTACTAACTCCTCTTTTTCTTCATCATTTCCGGCTACATCATCAAATGAAATTCCTTCCTGTTTAGATAACTTAGCACGGCTTTTACCGAAATCAAAGGCTTTATTATTCCCTCGCTGAGCTGATCTAAACATGAACATGATTACACCTAAGAATAAGACAGTTAAAATAGCATAAGATAAGAAACTCCATACCTTACCAATCGTTGAAGCCACAGTATTCTCTAATTTAACATCCTTTTCAAGTGCTAAATTACTAATTTTCTCATATGACTTGTCAGCTACTACAATCGTATATGGAACCTCTTTTTCTTCAACCTTCATTTTACCTGAAATATTCCACAAGTTTTTATTATCCTCACCGTCAACCGGACGGGCCTCCATGGAAATAACATTTCCATTTTCAATATTGCTAATAAATTCATTATAGGTTGGTTGTTCAATCACCGGCTGTTGTGGCTCCATGAAAATGAACCCATATAAACCTAAAACGATAATAAACAATAGAAAATAGATTCCAATACTTTGCGGACCTTTTTTCTTAAAGCTATTTTGCTTTTTGAAACTATTAATCTTATCTTTTGGATTAATTGGCGGCATTGTAGCACCCCTTTCTTATTTCATGTAAACTTCCTCTTTAAGAATACCTACATACGGTAAGTTACGATAATATTCATCATAGTCTAACCCGTATCCTACAACGAATGCCTTAGGAATTGTAAATCCAATATATTTTGGCTCCATCTCAACGACACGCCCTTCAGGTTTATCAAGCATTGTAACAACCTCAACCGAAGCAGCACCTCGATGTTTTAATAATGCTATCACTTTTGTTAATGTGAACCCTGTATCTACGATATCCTCTACAATAATGATATGACGATTTTCCACTGAAATGTCTAAATCCTTTAAAATTTTTACCTGTCCAGAAGAAGTTGTTCCACCATGATAGCTTGATACATCCATAAACTCAATTTGAATCGGCATATTCATATGCTTCATTAAATCTCCAATAAATGGGATTGATCCTTTTAATAAGCCTAATAAAATAGGTTTCTTGCCTGCATAATCAACTTCTAACTCTTTTGCTAATTGTGCTGCCTTCTCTTCAATTTGTTCAGTAGTAAATAAAATTTCTTTAATATCGTTACGCATCTTCTTCATTCCCTCCGCGATGTTTATAAACAATTGTCATTGTTTTACCATTTGACTTATGGCAACAAAATGCCGATTTTTTCAAAAGTGGTACCCAAAGAATCTTATCATTTGAATCAACCACAATAGGCCATGTGTCCCTCAATAACCGAGGAACCTTACCCTCTATCATTATTTCCTTAATCTTTTTCGAACCTGATCCATTCATTAATTGAATACGATCTCCGGGTTGACGAGTACGAACTTTTAACGGCAATTCTATTTCATTATAACACAAATGGACTTCGTTAATGCAAAATTTTTCCGGTTTTTCATCGACTTTGTTCTCGCTTACTTTCAGAATATCTCCATTAGGCAACACAACACTATCATTAAGGGATAGCGTAAACTCGTATTCCTCTGAACTAGTCATATCTTTAGAAAAACTAACCTTATCATAGGCCACAATACAGCGAATCTGATGCGGTAAAAATAAGGTTAAATTAGGCTTAGGATTTCTTATAAGTTCTAAAACTTTTTCAATATGAATATGTTGAATATCTTTAATTACAAACTGTTGCAAAATTCGCTTGATTAAACGTCTCGATAAACTTGGAGGCAACTGTTGAATAAAACGACGAGAAAGCCAAACATCGTTACCTTGTCGATATGTATTCTCCATTAGTTCATCAACTTGTTGACTAAAATATATTTCATCATCATTTAACTGCTCACCTATAACATTCAAATGTTCATATACAGATGGGCTTTCCTTTACGAGTTCGGGAACAATATACTTACGAATACGGTTTCTCGTATAGACATCACTTTGATTAGATTCATCCTCACGGAATTTAACCCCCTCCCGTTCACAATACCCATAAATCTGTTTTTTAGTAACACGGATTAACGGACGAACCACTTTTAAATGTTGACTAACCCTTTTAGCCTTAATCCCTATAAGCCCATTGGGACTTTCGAAATACAACAATCGTTGAATTTGTGTCTCCAGTTGATCATCGGCATGATGGGCTGTTACTAAACAATCCGCTCCATACTTCTTAGCGACTGATCTAAAAAAATTATAACGTTCTTTTCGAGCGTATTCATGAAAGTTTTCCGTTGTCCCCCCCGGGGGTAAATAATAAACCTCATACGGTAATTGATAGTTAGTTGCAATCTTTTGGACTAATAACTCGTCTAAATCAGCATTTTTTCTTTTCTTATGATTCACATGCGCAACTACTAAGGATAGTTGATAATTAGTAGCGTAATGCTTTAAAAAATGAAGCAGTGCCATCGAATCTGCCCCTCCAGATACGGCCACGATGACCCGCTCCCTTTGGTCAAATAAATCATATTTTTTTATCGTCTCTAATACGACCTTTTGCATTAAATGTCAAACTCCTTATACAACAAAATCTTATTTTTTATTATATCTCTTTTAAAATAAAAAAAAAGTGTCATTACAAGTTTCATACACTTTTTATCCATTATGGAATGCCAATAATAAAAACTACCCGTCAAACGGGTAGTTTTCTCCAGGGCTATAAGCCCTGATTACCGGCTAGCGTCTCAAGGCGCTAGCTTTCACTTTGTTCAAGCTACTTGCCATTGCCACCTTTGCTCACCCCTAAAGGAGTGTTCGTTCTACTGGCTACCCCTTAAAGGGGTCTTCATATTCTTTTACACTTAATTTATCCATCGCAATATCATGCTTTTCCTGATCCTGAATATATTTCCTTATCGTTGCCTCATTTAGGCCAACCGTACTGACATAATATCCTTCTGCCCAAAAATGCCGATTTCCAAATTTGTATTTCAAATTTGCATGTTTATCAAACATCATCAATGCACTCTTTCCTTTCAAATATCCCATAAAACTAGATACACTCATTTTAGGTGGAATACTTACTAACATATGTACATGATCTGGCATTAAATGCCCTTCAATAATTTCAACTCCTTTATAGGCACAAAGTTGTTTTAAAATATCTCTTATACTTGTTTTATATTGATTATATATTATTTTTCGTCTATACTTAGGAGTAAACACAATATGGTATTTGCACATCCATTTTGTGTGCGATAAACTATTTGTTTGATTCGCCATAAAAATCACCTTCTCTTCTAAAATAGTAGCTTGAACAACTCTATTATAGGAAAAAAGGTGATTTTTTAATGGAGTTATAAACTTTTATTCGCCACCCGCATAGCGGGTGGTTTTATGTTTCACACGCTTTGCGTGTTCAACAGACTAAAGTCTCTAATAAAAAGCGATTAGAAATTATCTAATCGCCACTGTAATAAAAATTTTAATGATATATCCTCACCCTAAAGGGGGAATTGATTGAAGAATAAATATAACTATTTGCGCATATAATTGTATTAATTCTTTTAAAAATAAACTTTAAATGATTCAACCTGATCCTTCATTTTACGGATCACCGAATGCGGCTCTGCACCCAGTAAAAACGATATCCTTATCGTAAATTTTATTTAATTGTCAACTCGAACACGGCCCTCTAATACCAAAGGCACTCTTATACTTCCTAAACACTTCGATTTCTTTTTTAACACATTTTGTTTCTCTTATCCGAACACGGCCCTCTAATACTAAAGGCACTCTTATACTTCCCAAACACTTCGATTTCTTTTTTTACACATTTTATTTCTCTTATCCGAACACGGCCCTCTAATACCAAAGGCACTCTTATACTTCCCAAACACTTCGATTTCTTTTTTAACGCATTTTATTTCTCTTATCCGAACACGGCCCTCTAATATCAAAGGCACTCTTATACTTCCTAAACACTTCGATTTCTTTTTTTACACATTTTATTTCTCTTATCCGAACACGGCCCTCTAATATCAAAGGCACTCTTATACTTCCTAAACACTTCGATTCACTTATTAAATCTCTTTTTCTGTTTTATTAAAGATCTATCCAAGAAGTTTACTCCAGCAACAGTTATTTATTAATTCAAATATACACTTTCATTTTTCTAGCATATTGGCTGCCACTTTTACTATATCGAATTAATAAACCTTCTGTCTCAAATGGCTTCTGTTATTTTCACATTAAACGCTTGTAAAAAGCTTTTTATCGCCTGTTTTGTCCCTTTAGATTCGTAAATCTAATTTACACGGACTAACATTAAAGAACTTCCAAGCCAACCTGACCTCGATTGGCTTTATTTACACATCTTTTCGCACACATTTCGAAACTTCCCGGTTAACCAGCTCCGACCTTGGTTAACTTTTTTTGCACATACTTTTTTAAAATCTTATGACTCGCCAATCAACTCTAACCCTGATCGACTTTACTCACACACTTTTTCGCACACACATTTTTTAATCCTATTACTCACCAATCAACTCTGACTCTGATTGACTTCACTCACACACTTTTTTCGCACACACTTTATTTCTTAAATCTTATTACTTACCAACCAGCCCTGACTCTGATTGACTTCACTCACACACTTTTTTCGCACACACTTTGTTTTTAAATCTTATTGCTTACCAACCAGCTCTGACTCTGATTGAATTCACTCACACACTACTTTTTGCACACACTTTATTTTTAACTCTTATTACTGATCAATCAACTCTGACTCTGATTGACTTTACTCACACACTTTTTTCGCACACACTTTGTTTCTTAAATCTTATTGCTTACCAACCAATTTTGAATATTATTGATTTCATTCACACACTTTTCTTAAACTAACTGACTTCATTTTAAACACTTTAAAACTTCCTGGTTAACCAGCTCCGACCTTGGTTAACTTTAATCATACACTACTTTTTCACACACACTTTGTTTTTAAATATTATTGCTTACCTATGAGCTCTGACCCTGATCGACTTTACTCACACACTTTTTTGCACACACTTTGTTTTTAAATCTTATTTCTCGCCAATCAACTCTGACCTTGATCGACTTCACTCACACACTTTTTTGCACACACTTTGTTTTTAAATCTTATTGCTTACCAACCAACTCTGACCTTGATTGACTTCACTCACACACTTTTCTTAAACTAACTGACTTCATTTTAAACATTTTAAAACTTCCTGGTTAACCAGCTCCGACCTTGGTTAACCTTTTTTGCACATACTTTTTTAAAATCTTATGACTCGCCAATCAACTCTGACCCTGATCGACTTTACTCACACACTTTTCCTAAATAAACTGACTTCATTTTAAACATTTTAAAACTTCCTGGTTAACCAGCTCTGACTCTGATTGACTTCACTCACACACTTTTCTTAAACTAACTGACTTCATTTTAAACACTTTAAAACTTCCTGGTTAACCAGCTCCGACCTTGGTTAACTTTAGTCATACACTACTTTTTGCACACACTTTGTTTTTAACTCTTATTTCTCGCCAATCAACTCTGACCTTGATCGACTTCACTCATACACTACTTTTTGCACACACTTTATTTTTAACTCTTATTACTGATCAATCAACTCTGACTCTGATCGACTTTACTCACACACTTTTTCGCACACACTTTGTTTCTTAAATCTTAGTGCTTACCAACCAATTTTGAATATTATTGATTTCATTCACACACTTTTCTTAAATAAACTGACTTCATTTTAAACACTTTAAAACTTCCCGGTTAACCAGCTCCGACCTTGGTTAACTTTAGTCATACACTACTTTTTGCACACACTTTGTTTTTTAATCTTATTACTGATCAATCAACTCTGACCTTGATCGACTTCACTCACACACTACTTTTCGCACACACTTTGTTTTTAAATCTTATTACTCGCCAACCAGCTCTGACTCTGATTGAATTCGCTCACACACTTTTTCACACACACTTTGTTTCTTAAATCTTATTGCTTACCAACCAGCTCTGACTCTGATTGAATTCACTCACACGCTTTTTCGCACACACTTTGTTTTTTAATCTTATTTCTTACTTACCTATCAGCTCTGACTCTGATTGGCTTCACTCACACACTACTTTTCACACACACTTTGTTTCCTAAATCTTATTGCTTACCAACCAATTTTGAATATTATTGATTTCATTCACACGCTTTTCTTAAATAAACTGACTTCATTTTAAACACTTTAAAACTTCCCGGTTAACCAGCTCCGACCTTGGTTAACTTTAGTCATACACTACTTTTTGCACACACTTTGTTTTTTAATCTTATTACTGATCAATCAACTCTGACCTTGATCGACTTCACTCACACACTACTTTTCGCACACACTTTGTTTTTAAATCTTATTTCTCGCCAACCAGCTCTGACTCTGATTGAATTCGCTCACACACTTTTTCACACACACTTTGTTTCTTAAATCTTATTGCTTACCAACCAGCTCTGACTCTGATTGACTTCACTCACACACTTTTTCACACACACTTTGTTTCCTAAATCTTATTGCTTACCAACCAATTTTGAATATTATTGATTTCATTCACACACTTTTCTTAAATAAACTGACTTCATTTTAAACACTTTAAAACTTCCCGGTTAACCAGCTCCGACCTTGGTTAACTTTAGTCATACACTACTTTTTGCACACACTTTGTTTTTTAATCTTATTACTGATCAATCAACTCTGACCTTGATCGACTTCACTCACACACTACTTTTCGCACACACTTTGTTTTTAAATCTTATTTCTCGCCAACCAGCTCTGACTCTGATTGAATTCGCTCACACACTTTTTCACACACACTTTGTTTCTTAAATCTTATTGCTTACCAACCAGCTCTGACTCTGATTAACTTCACTCACACGCTTTTTCGCACACACTTTGTTTTTAAATCTTATTGCTTACCAACCAGCCCTGACTCTGATTGAATTCACTCACACACTTTTTTCGCACACACTTTGTTTTTAAATCTTATTACTGATCAATCAACTCTGACTTTGATCGACTTCACTCACACACTTTTTGCACACACTTTTCCTAAATAAACTGACTTCATTTTAAACATTTTAAAACTTCCTGGTTAACCAGCTCTGACTCTGATTAACTTCACTCACACACTTTTTCGCACACACTTTATTTTTAAATCTTATTTCTCGCCAATCAACTCTGACCCTGACCGACTTTACTCACACACTTTTCCTAAATAAACTGACTTCATTTTAAACATTTTAAAACTTCCTGGTTAACCAGCTCTGACTCTGATTAACTTTACTCACACACTACTTTTTGCACACACTTTGTTTTTAACTCTTATTACTGATCAATCAACTCTGACCCTGATCGACTTTACTCACACACTTTTCCTAAATAAACTGACTTCATTTTAAACATTTTAAAACTTCCTGGTTAACCAGCTCTGACTCTGATTAACTTTACTCACACACTACTTTTTGCACACACTTTGTTTTTAACTCTTATTACTGATCAATCAACTCTGACCTTGATTAACTTTACTCACACACTACTTTTTGCACACACTTTGTTTTTAACTCTTATTACTGATCAATCAACTCTGACCTTGATTGACTTCACTCACACACTTTTTTTGCACATAATTTGTTTTTAATCTTACTACTTACCTATCAGCTCTGACTCTGATTGACTTCACTCACACACTTTTTCGCACACACTTTATTTTTAAATCTTATTTCTCGCCAATCAACTCTGACCCTGATCGACTTTACTCACACACTTTTTTTGCACATAATTTGTTTTTAATCTTACTACTTACCTATCAGATCTGACTCTGATTGGCTTCACTCACACACTTTTTTCGCACACACTTTATTTTTAAATCGTATTTCCCGCCAATCAACTCTGACTTTGATTGACTTCACTCACACACTTTTTCGCACACACTTTGTTTTTTAATCTTATGACTCGCCAATCAACTCTGACTTTGATCGACTTCACTCACACACTTTTTGCACACACTTTGTTTTTTAATCTTATTGCTTACCAACCAGCTCTGACTCTGATTGGCTTCACTCACACACTTTTTCGCACACACTTTGTTTTTTAATCTTATGACTCGCCAATCAACTCTGACTCTGATTAGCTTTATTTTTTGATTATTATTTATTGGCATAAATATTTTTCATTCGAACTTAGTCCTTACAGATCTTTTATCTCTGTTTTAACACTTTACATAAACTTCTCTTTTTGTTCCTCACCGGCTCCGACCCCGGTTTTCTACACTAAACTTTGTTTACACTTTTACCAATTCTTACTTCTAATCTAATCTCTTTTACACTTGGGTATTCAGCTCTGACCCTGATTTACCTCTTTTAAACAACTTTTTATCTCTGTTTTAACACTTTACATAAACTTCTCTTTTTGTTCCTCACCGGCTCCGACCCCGGTTTTCTACACTAAACTTTGTTTACACTTTTATCAATTCTTACTTCTAATCTAATCTCTTTTACACTTGGGTATTCAGCTCTGACCCTGATCTACCTCTTTTAAACACTTTTTTATCTCTGTTTTAACACTTTACATAAACTTCTCTTTTTGTTCCTCACCGGCTCCGACCCCGGTTTTCTACACTAAACTTTGTTTACACTTTTACCAATTCTTACTTCTAATCTAATCTCTTTTACACTTGGGTATTCAGCTCTGACCCTGATTTACCTCTTTTAAACACTTTTTTATCTCTGTTTTAACACTTTACATAAACTTCTCTTTTTGTTCCTCACC
This window encodes:
- a CDS encoding alkaline phosphatase family protein, with the protein product MKRRLLLISFDAMIGKDIEILKKLPTFSPILEKASIVKSVETVYPSMTYTAHASIVSGTYPQKHGVITNEVFTPLVKNAPWYERRDQNKAQILPELANENGYKVFINSWPTLIGADVDYVVQRAGIHYPKEEQEFEIRKNSNDVLTQEMWDYCAEAWTLPNYYSTDKFSALASKYVINRYQPEVILMHMTLPDHYRHSYGVFSEKLVDAYKYLDDMLAIVVDELKAQGVYEQTTFVFCSDHGQLDIDMSINPNKLLIENGLLSLDENGDIVDWKAYIQSSAISAHVYLKDKNDKELEEKVYRLLNENRELLHIEHIFTREQVKETYHLDGDFTFVLEAKDGASFGFNLQADYQNPIMNNDYRVSRGTHGHIPSKGEQPCLILSGPGIIPRKEISVAKVVDIAPTCAAILGFKMNEADGRILRELLID
- the hslO gene encoding Hsp33 family molecular chaperone HslO, which gives rise to MKDYLVKALAFDDQIRAFAVSSTHLVEEARRRHGCWPTAAAALGRTLTVGAMMGSQLKGDEKITIRINGNGPIGSIIVDADSKGCVRGYASNPEVHFQYDSGKLNVGMAVGTDGQLSVTKDLGLKDYFTGQVPLQTGEIGDDFTYYYAVSEQVPSAVGVGVLVEPDNSVRAAGGFILQVMPGATEETLTKLETALSTIKPVSTMIDEGYTPEKMLEAIFGEEVRILEHQEVRFECNCSKERFESGIMSLGNDEIQAMIDEDNGAEAVCYFCMERHHFTAEELEKLKTK
- the ftsH gene encoding ATP-dependent zinc metalloprotease FtsH, producing the protein MPPINPKDKINSFKKQNSFKKKGPQSIGIYFLLFIIVLGLYGFIFMEPQQPVIEQPTYNEFISNIENGNVISMEARPVDGEDNKNLWNISGKMKVEEKEVPYTIVVADKSYEKISNLALEKDVKLENTVASTIGKVWSFLSYAILTVLFLGVIMFMFRSAQRGNNKAFDFGKSRAKLSKQEGISFDDVAGNDEEKEELVEVVDFLKNPAKYNEMGARVPKGILLVGPPGTGKTLLARAVAGEAGVPFYSISGSDFVEMFVGVGASRVRDMFQTAKKTAPCIIFIDEIDAVGRQRGAGMGGGHDEREQTLNQLLVEMDGFGPNSGIIVMAATNRPDVLDPALLRPGRFDRQITIGRPDVKGREAILKVHSRNKRLAPEVRLEDIARRTPGFSGADLENLLNESALLAARENRKQIKMHDIDEATDRVMMGPAKKSKVFSKKERRVVAYHEAGHAVVGIKLENAEVVHKVTIIPRGEAGGYALMLPEEETFLQTKQDLLDRITGLLAGRVSEEITFHEVTTGAHNDFQKATGIARAMVTEYGMSDLGPIQYEQRSGNVFLGRDYNKDKNFSDHLARQIDEQVQKIISSCYDRCRQVLLSNQDLVKLIAETLLEYETLTKEQIDELVEKGRLEETAYNVNSEKESAKQNKFKLVRDSNYKLKSTLTLSNDKLPVID
- the hpt gene encoding hypoxanthine phosphoribosyltransferase, which translates into the protein MKKMRNDIKEILFTTEQIEEKAAQLAKELEVDYAGKKPILLGLLKGSIPFIGDLMKHMNMPIQIEFMDVSSYHGGTTSSGQVKILKDLDISVENRHIIIVEDIVDTGFTLTKVIALLKHRGAASVEVVTMLDKPEGRVVEMEPKYIGFTIPKAFVVGYGLDYDEYYRNLPYVGILKEEVYMK
- a CDS encoding CAAX protease family protein, with the translated sequence MGQYNEPVEVVDAEIISDGSDHSQKDYWRDQLKEELRAELREDYRHQFRKSALTTLGKSYNLGMMIAVVVSFNSNHSILWAIIHGLLGWFYVIYKIMFGY
- a CDS encoding helix-turn-helix transcriptional regulator; the encoded protein is MHHTELINHSTDSTYGHQVYQYIEKRFSTTLKLDDVARHFNLNKCYFCSVLKKETGMTFTQIVREVRVEKSKLLLTNSNLSTLTIALTVGFNNQNYFNMSFKKLTGMTPLEYRRLAHQNKRA